The following proteins come from a genomic window of Burkholderia stabilis:
- a CDS encoding mechanosensitive ion channel family protein, translated as MIDLATAQQFLMTRGLDFGLNLLAAIALWFVGRWAIHIATRLLGKVVRRSGKVDPTLTDYLTSVVGVLLTVLLILAILQVFGVQTTSFAALLAGLGLAIGTAWGGLLAHFAAGVFMQVLRPFKIGDVINAGGVTGTVKELGLFGTTIITPDNIVTIVGNNKIFSDNIANYSATSHRRVDLTAKIANGVDAVDAINRLKTSIQQIPNVLTNPAPDVGVFQFTPEGPLLFVRPSTAPENYWQVYCDTNRVILETFRDAQYPTPETPVSHRNA; from the coding sequence ATGATCGATCTCGCCACCGCCCAGCAATTCCTGATGACCCGCGGCCTCGACTTCGGCCTCAACCTCCTCGCCGCGATCGCATTGTGGTTCGTCGGCCGCTGGGCGATCCACATCGCCACCCGCCTGCTCGGCAAGGTCGTCCGCCGCAGCGGCAAGGTCGACCCGACGCTGACCGACTACCTGACCTCCGTCGTCGGCGTGCTGCTGACGGTCCTGCTGATCCTCGCGATCCTGCAGGTCTTCGGCGTGCAAACGACTTCGTTCGCCGCCCTGCTCGCCGGCCTCGGCCTCGCGATCGGCACCGCCTGGGGCGGCCTGCTCGCGCACTTCGCCGCCGGCGTGTTCATGCAGGTGCTGCGCCCGTTCAAGATCGGCGACGTGATCAACGCGGGCGGCGTCACGGGCACGGTGAAGGAACTCGGCCTGTTCGGCACGACGATCATCACGCCCGACAACATCGTGACGATCGTCGGCAACAACAAGATCTTCTCGGACAACATCGCGAACTACAGCGCAACGTCGCACCGTCGCGTCGACCTGACCGCGAAGATCGCGAACGGCGTCGATGCAGTCGACGCGATCAACCGCCTGAAGACGTCGATCCAGCAGATCCCGAACGTGCTGACCAACCCGGCGCCGGACGTCGGCGTGTTCCAGTTCACGCCGGAAGGCCCGCTGCTGTTCGTGCGCCCGTCCACGGCACCTGAAAACTACTGGCAGGTGTACTGCGACACCAACCGCGTGATCCTCGAGACGTTCCGCGACGCGCAATACCCGACACCGGAAACGCCGGTCTCGCATCGCAACGCGTAA
- the mutL gene encoding DNA mismatch repair endonuclease MutL → MSDITETAAGAAPAPAPRPLRAILPLPDQLISQIAAGEVVERPASVVKELLENAMDAGASTLRIVLEEGGVKRISITDDGCGIPPDELPLALLRHATSKIRSLEELEAVATLGFRGEALASIASVAEMSITSRTADAAHAMKIDAQTGVLSPAAGSTGTTIEVRELYFNTPARRKFLKSEQTEFGHCLEMIRRAALARPDVAISVLHNGKAVEHWNATEPAQRVAKILGDSFATAHLPLDEQAGPLAVYGCAGLPTASRGRADQQYFFVNGRFVRDKLLTHAVRAAYEDVLHGDRYPSYVLFLDLPPEAVDVNVHPSKIEVRFRDSRSIHQYVFHAVQRALARHAGASPETTAGGHAAHLEPAPRGPASFLDTPLGQSPGNAIGSSGFSSPSSSGSSAGNTWMRQARMTQGTLPVAQPLALYDALFGRKDTGAGTPDGTTVVARDSADAPVAPLPGFAASPIAATAHDEQPLGFALGQIHGIYVLAQNAYGLVIVDMHAAHERILYEQFKNALADRTVAVQSLLLPISMTATPVEIGTVEEERDTLESLGFDLAVLSPTTLAIRAVPALLKDADLQSLARAVLADLHAFGGSRVLTERQHELLGTLACHHAVRANRRLTLDEMNALLRQMEATERADQCNHGRPTWYQLTLNDLDRLFMRGQ, encoded by the coding sequence ATGTCCGATATCACCGAAACGGCCGCGGGCGCCGCGCCCGCCCCTGCTCCGCGCCCGCTGCGCGCGATCCTGCCCCTGCCCGACCAGCTGATCAGCCAGATCGCCGCGGGCGAGGTCGTCGAACGCCCTGCGTCGGTCGTCAAGGAGCTGCTCGAGAACGCGATGGATGCCGGCGCGTCGACGCTGCGCATCGTGCTGGAAGAAGGCGGCGTCAAGCGCATCTCGATCACCGACGACGGCTGCGGGATTCCGCCCGACGAGCTGCCGCTCGCGCTGCTGCGCCACGCAACCAGCAAGATCCGCTCGCTCGAGGAGCTCGAAGCGGTTGCGACGCTCGGGTTCCGTGGCGAAGCGCTCGCCTCGATCGCGTCGGTCGCCGAGATGTCGATCACGAGCCGGACGGCCGACGCCGCGCACGCGATGAAGATCGATGCGCAGACGGGCGTGCTGTCGCCCGCCGCCGGCTCGACCGGCACGACGATCGAGGTGCGCGAGCTGTACTTCAATACGCCCGCGCGGCGCAAGTTCCTGAAAAGCGAGCAGACCGAGTTCGGCCACTGCCTGGAAATGATCCGCCGCGCGGCGCTCGCGCGGCCGGACGTCGCGATCTCGGTGCTGCACAACGGCAAGGCCGTCGAGCACTGGAACGCAACCGAGCCCGCGCAGCGCGTCGCGAAGATCCTCGGCGACAGCTTCGCGACCGCGCACCTACCGCTCGACGAGCAGGCCGGCCCGCTCGCCGTCTACGGTTGCGCAGGCCTGCCGACCGCGAGCCGCGGGCGCGCCGACCAGCAGTATTTCTTCGTCAACGGCCGTTTCGTGCGCGACAAGCTGCTGACGCACGCGGTGCGCGCGGCCTATGAGGACGTGCTGCACGGCGATCGCTACCCGTCGTACGTGCTGTTCCTCGACCTGCCGCCCGAAGCCGTCGACGTGAACGTGCACCCGTCGAAGATCGAAGTGCGCTTCCGCGATTCGCGCTCGATCCACCAGTACGTGTTCCACGCGGTCCAGCGCGCGCTTGCGCGTCACGCAGGCGCATCGCCGGAAACCACCGCGGGCGGCCACGCCGCGCATCTCGAACCCGCGCCGCGCGGCCCAGCGTCGTTCCTGGATACGCCGCTCGGCCAGAGCCCGGGCAACGCTATCGGCAGCAGCGGCTTCTCGTCGCCGTCGTCGTCCGGATCGTCGGCGGGCAACACGTGGATGCGCCAGGCGCGGATGACGCAAGGCACGCTGCCCGTCGCGCAGCCGCTCGCGCTCTACGACGCGCTGTTCGGCCGCAAGGACACGGGCGCCGGCACGCCGGACGGCACGACCGTCGTCGCCCGCGATTCGGCCGATGCGCCGGTCGCGCCGCTGCCGGGCTTTGCCGCGTCGCCGATCGCCGCCACCGCGCACGACGAGCAGCCGCTCGGCTTCGCGCTCGGCCAGATCCACGGCATCTACGTGCTCGCGCAGAACGCGTACGGCCTCGTGATCGTCGACATGCACGCGGCGCACGAGCGGATCCTGTACGAGCAGTTCAAGAACGCGCTCGCCGATCGCACGGTCGCCGTGCAATCGCTGTTGCTGCCGATATCGATGACGGCGACGCCGGTCGAGATCGGCACGGTCGAGGAAGAGCGCGACACGCTCGAATCGCTCGGCTTCGATCTCGCGGTGCTGTCGCCGACGACGCTCGCGATCCGTGCGGTGCCGGCGCTGCTGAAAGATGCCGATTTGCAGTCGCTCGCCCGCGCGGTGCTCGCCGACCTGCATGCGTTCGGCGGCTCGCGCGTGCTCACCGAACGTCAGCACGAACTGCTCGGCACGCTCGCGTGCCACCACGCGGTGCGCGCGAACCGGCGCCTGACGCTCGACGAGATGAACGCGCTGCTGCGCCAGATGGAGGCGACCGAGCGCGCGGACCAGTGCAATCACGGCCGGCCGACCTGGTATCAGCTCACGCTGAACGATCTCGACCGTCTCTTCATGCGCGGGCAATGA
- the hda gene encoding DnaA regulatory inactivator Hda, translating into MTVSRQLTLDLGTPPPATFDNFIMSEENDELLTRLQKLDLALAAGPVPDRSFYIWGEPGSGRTHLLQALVSDASYGYARYLTPQSPLGAFTFDPRIGIYAIDDCDRMTDTQQVALFNLFNEVRAHPSSAFVAAGPAAPLALDVREDLRTRLGWGLVFHLSPPSDAGKIAVLKLAAKERGIALTDDIAAYLLTHFRRDMPSLMALLDALDRFSLEQKRAVTLPLLRRMLARPGDDITPPGTGPNRFE; encoded by the coding sequence GTGACTGTGTCCCGGCAACTGACGCTCGATCTCGGCACGCCGCCGCCCGCCACGTTCGACAACTTCATCATGAGCGAGGAGAACGACGAGCTCCTCACGCGGCTGCAGAAGCTCGACCTCGCGCTCGCGGCGGGCCCCGTGCCGGACCGGTCGTTCTACATCTGGGGCGAACCCGGCAGCGGCCGCACCCACCTGCTGCAGGCGCTCGTGAGCGACGCGTCGTACGGCTATGCGCGTTATCTGACGCCGCAGAGCCCGCTCGGCGCGTTCACGTTCGACCCGCGCATCGGCATCTACGCGATCGACGACTGCGACCGGATGACCGACACGCAGCAGGTCGCGCTGTTCAACCTGTTCAACGAAGTCCGCGCGCATCCGTCGAGCGCGTTCGTCGCGGCGGGGCCTGCTGCGCCGCTCGCGCTCGACGTACGCGAGGATCTCCGCACGCGGCTCGGCTGGGGACTCGTGTTCCACCTGTCGCCGCCGTCCGACGCCGGCAAGATCGCCGTGCTCAAGCTCGCGGCGAAGGAGCGCGGGATCGCGCTCACCGACGACATCGCCGCCTACCTGCTGACCCATTTCCGCCGCGACATGCCGAGCCTGATGGCGCTGCTCGACGCGCTCGACCGCTTCTCGCTCGAGCAAAAACGCGCCGTCACGCTGCCGCTGCTGCGCCGCATGCTGGCACGTCCCGGCGACGACATCACACCACCGGGCACGGGCCCGAACCGCTTCGAGTAA
- the tetR gene encoding tetracycline resistance transcriptional repressor TetR, which produces MKDAGARLTRDTVLRAALELLDEVGIDGLSTRRLAERLGVQSPTLYWHFRNKAELLDAMAEAIMLERHDASLPQEGEAWDAWLVENARSFRRALLAYRDGARLHAGTRPRDLHFGSIERKIVLLGEAGFAPDEAVDVMYAIGRFVVGWVLEEQAEPDGEADAPLPDAATYPLLAKGWAALRERGGDEAFERGVTLIVDGARARLSARKPG; this is translated from the coding sequence ATGAAGGACGCAGGTGCGCGGTTGACGCGCGACACGGTATTGCGCGCGGCGCTCGAACTGCTCGACGAGGTCGGCATCGACGGGCTGTCGACGCGCCGGCTCGCCGAGCGGCTCGGCGTGCAGTCGCCGACGCTTTACTGGCATTTCCGGAACAAGGCCGAGCTGCTCGACGCGATGGCCGAAGCGATCATGCTCGAGCGCCACGACGCGTCGCTGCCGCAGGAGGGCGAAGCATGGGATGCGTGGCTCGTCGAGAACGCGCGCAGTTTCCGCCGCGCGCTGCTGGCTTACCGCGACGGGGCACGCCTGCACGCCGGCACGCGGCCGCGCGACCTGCATTTCGGCTCGATCGAGCGCAAGATCGTGCTGCTCGGCGAGGCGGGTTTCGCACCGGACGAAGCGGTCGACGTGATGTATGCGATCGGCCGCTTCGTGGTCGGATGGGTGCTGGAAGAGCAGGCGGAGCCTGATGGCGAGGCCGATGCGCCGCTGCCCGACGCGGCCACGTATCCGCTGCTCGCGAAAGGCTGGGCCGCGCTGCGCGAGCGCGGTGGTGATGAAGCGTTCGAGCGCGGCGTCACGCTGATCGTCGATGGTGCGCGGGCGCGTCTGTCGGCGCGCAAGCCAGGCTGA
- a CDS encoding HAD family hydrolase, producing the protein MTNLALFDLDHTLIPTDSDHEWGRFMVKLGIVDAESFSRQNDQFFADYKAGKLDIHAYLTAMLTPLAKYSRAQLAEWHEQYMHEVIRPAMTPAALELVRKHLDAGDLCCVVTATNEFITRPIATAFGVDTLIACEVETTDGHPDSPYTGRPTGTPSYREGKIVRTEAWLASLGKHWDDFAHSYFYSDSHNDIPLLEKVTDPIATNPDDTLRAHASNRGWRILDLF; encoded by the coding sequence ATGACTAATCTGGCACTCTTTGACCTCGATCACACGCTGATCCCGACCGATAGCGACCACGAATGGGGCCGCTTCATGGTGAAGCTCGGCATCGTCGACGCGGAAAGCTTCTCGCGTCAGAACGATCAGTTCTTCGCCGACTACAAGGCGGGCAAGCTCGACATCCACGCGTACCTCACGGCGATGCTCACGCCGCTCGCGAAGTATTCGCGCGCGCAGCTGGCCGAATGGCACGAGCAGTACATGCACGAGGTGATCCGGCCCGCGATGACGCCCGCCGCGCTCGAACTCGTGCGCAAGCACCTCGACGCGGGCGATCTGTGCTGCGTCGTGACCGCCACCAACGAATTCATCACGCGCCCGATCGCTACCGCATTCGGCGTCGACACGCTGATCGCGTGCGAAGTCGAAACGACCGACGGGCATCCCGATTCACCGTACACGGGCCGGCCGACCGGCACACCGAGCTATCGCGAAGGCAAGATCGTGCGTACCGAAGCGTGGCTCGCGTCGCTCGGCAAGCACTGGGACGACTTCGCGCACAGCTATTTCTACAGCGACTCGCACAACGACATCCCGCTGCTCGAGAAAGTCACCGACCCGATCGCGACCAACCCTGACGACACGCTGCGCGCGCATGCAAGCAACCGCGGCTGGCGTATCCTCGATCTTTTCTGA
- a CDS encoding DedA family protein, protein MDTLLHFVNLVLHIDAFLGDFIRQYGAWVYLVLFLIVFCETGLVVFPFLPGDSLLFIGGAFAATGEMNVGVLIVLLLVAAISGNTVNYMIGRWVGPKVFNTHIPVLERFLDRAALQKTHSFYDKHGGKTIVLARFIPVVRTFAPFVAGASSMSVARFQLFNVIGALVWVLLLVLLGYFFGNIPFIRQYLNVIVLVGIGAAIVPVALGAVWKLVRGRQSDNAQKTGGR, encoded by the coding sequence TTGGATACGCTGCTTCATTTCGTCAACCTTGTTCTGCATATCGACGCATTCCTCGGCGATTTCATCCGGCAGTACGGCGCATGGGTCTACCTCGTGCTGTTCCTGATCGTGTTCTGCGAGACGGGGCTCGTCGTGTTCCCGTTCCTGCCCGGCGATTCGCTGCTGTTCATCGGTGGCGCGTTCGCGGCGACGGGCGAAATGAACGTCGGCGTGCTGATCGTGCTGCTGCTCGTCGCGGCGATCTCCGGCAACACCGTCAACTACATGATCGGCCGCTGGGTCGGCCCGAAGGTGTTCAACACGCATATCCCGGTGCTGGAGCGCTTCCTCGATCGCGCGGCGCTGCAGAAGACCCACTCGTTCTATGACAAGCACGGCGGCAAGACGATCGTGCTCGCGCGCTTCATCCCGGTCGTGCGCACGTTCGCGCCGTTCGTCGCGGGCGCGTCGTCGATGAGTGTCGCGCGCTTCCAGCTCTTCAACGTGATCGGTGCGCTGGTGTGGGTGCTGCTGCTCGTGCTGCTCGGTTACTTCTTCGGCAACATCCCGTTCATTCGCCAGTACCTGAACGTGATCGTGCTGGTCGGGATCGGCGCGGCGATCGTGCCGGTCGCGCTCGGCGCCGTGTGGAAGCTCGTGCGCGGGCGGCAATCGGACAACGCGCAGAAGACGGGCGGGCGCTGA
- the miaA gene encoding tRNA (adenosine(37)-N6)-dimethylallyltransferase MiaA — translation MSASSQSSPTTIACLLGPTASGKTAAALALAARRPIEIVSVDSALVYRDMDIGTAKPSRDERASVPHHLIDIIDPADAYSAAEFRADTLRLIGEIVARGHTPLLAGGTMLYYKALTQGLNDLPSADPDVRAKLDADAARDGWPALHARLAEVDPETAVRLAPNDSQRIQRALEIFMLSGQPMSALLAAPPRADDAAAAYRFVPVALEPSDRAVLHARIAQRFDAMLDAGFIDEVERLRRREDLHPGLPSMRCVGYRQAWEFLDGDTDYRTMRDKGIFATRQLCKRQITWLRAMPERIVVDCIAPDSTARALDALERVLDGRTPD, via the coding sequence ATGAGCGCTTCTTCGCAGTCCAGCCCGACGACGATCGCCTGCCTGCTCGGCCCCACCGCCTCCGGCAAGACGGCCGCGGCGCTGGCGCTCGCCGCGCGCCGCCCGATCGAGATCGTCAGCGTCGATTCGGCGCTCGTCTACCGCGACATGGATATCGGCACCGCGAAACCGTCACGCGACGAACGCGCGAGCGTGCCGCACCACCTGATCGACATCATCGACCCGGCCGACGCATATTCGGCGGCCGAATTCCGCGCGGATACGTTGCGCCTGATCGGCGAGATCGTCGCGCGCGGCCATACGCCGCTGCTCGCGGGCGGCACGATGCTGTACTACAAGGCGCTGACGCAAGGGCTCAACGACCTGCCGTCTGCCGATCCGGACGTGCGCGCGAAGCTCGATGCCGACGCCGCGCGCGACGGCTGGCCCGCGCTCCATGCGCGGCTCGCCGAGGTCGATCCCGAAACGGCCGTCCGGCTCGCGCCGAACGATTCGCAGCGAATCCAGCGTGCGCTCGAAATATTCATGCTGAGCGGGCAGCCGATGTCGGCACTGCTCGCCGCGCCGCCGCGCGCGGACGATGCGGCCGCCGCGTACCGCTTCGTACCGGTCGCGCTCGAGCCGTCGGATCGCGCGGTGCTGCACGCTCGGATCGCGCAGCGCTTCGACGCGATGCTCGACGCGGGCTTCATCGACGAAGTCGAACGGCTGCGACGCCGCGAGGATCTTCATCCGGGCCTGCCGTCGATGCGCTGCGTCGGCTACCGTCAGGCGTGGGAATTCCTCGACGGCGACACCGACTACCGGACCATGCGCGACAAGGGCATCTTCGCGACGCGCCAGCTCTGCAAGCGCCAGATCACGTGGCTGCGCGCGATGCCGGAGCGGATCGTCGTCGACTGCATTGCGCCGGACTCGACGGCCCGCGCGCTCGACGCGCTCGAACGCGTGCTCGACGGCCGCACGCCGGACTGA
- the purM gene encoding phosphoribosylformylglycinamidine cyclo-ligase, protein MNPPKSAPDAQGLSYRDAGVDIDAGDALIDKIKPFAKKTLRDGVLGGIGGFGALFEVPKKYKEPVLVSGTDGVGTKLKLAFHLNKHDTVGQDLVAMSVNDILVQGAEPLFFLDYFACGKLDVDTAATVVKGIAQGCELSGCALIGGETAEMPGMYPDGEYDLAGFAVGAVEKSKIIDGSTIAEGDVVLGLASSGIHSNGFSLVRKIIERANPDLSADFHGRSLADALMAPTRIYVKPLLALMQKLSVKGMAHITGGGLVENIPRVLREGLTAELDQNAWPLPPLFKWLQEHGGVADAEMHRVFNCGIGMAVIVSAADADAAIADLTAAGEQVWKIGTVRATREGEAQTVVV, encoded by the coding sequence ATGAATCCTCCGAAATCCGCTCCCGACGCTCAGGGTCTGTCCTATCGCGACGCTGGTGTCGACATCGACGCAGGCGACGCGCTCATCGACAAGATCAAGCCTTTTGCGAAGAAAACCCTGCGCGACGGCGTGCTCGGCGGTATCGGCGGGTTCGGCGCGCTGTTCGAAGTGCCGAAGAAGTACAAGGAGCCCGTGCTCGTGTCGGGCACCGACGGCGTGGGCACCAAGCTCAAGCTGGCGTTTCATCTGAACAAACACGACACGGTCGGCCAGGATCTCGTCGCGATGAGCGTGAACGACATCCTCGTGCAGGGCGCCGAGCCGCTGTTCTTCCTCGACTACTTCGCATGCGGCAAGCTCGACGTCGACACGGCCGCGACGGTCGTCAAGGGCATCGCGCAGGGCTGCGAACTGTCGGGCTGCGCGCTGATCGGCGGTGAAACGGCCGAAATGCCGGGTATGTACCCCGACGGCGAGTACGACCTGGCCGGCTTCGCGGTCGGCGCGGTCGAGAAGAGCAAGATCATCGACGGCAGCACGATCGCCGAAGGCGACGTGGTGCTGGGTCTCGCATCGAGCGGCATCCACTCGAACGGCTTCTCGCTCGTGCGCAAGATCATCGAGCGCGCGAATCCCGACCTGTCGGCCGATTTCCACGGCCGTTCGCTCGCCGACGCGCTGATGGCGCCGACGCGCATCTACGTGAAGCCGCTGCTCGCGCTGATGCAGAAGCTGTCGGTGAAGGGCATGGCGCACATCACGGGCGGCGGCCTGGTCGAGAACATTCCGCGCGTGCTGCGCGAAGGCCTCACCGCCGAGCTCGACCAGAACGCATGGCCGCTGCCGCCGCTGTTCAAGTGGCTGCAGGAGCACGGCGGCGTCGCCGATGCGGAAATGCACCGCGTGTTCAACTGCGGGATCGGCATGGCCGTGATCGTCTCGGCGGCCGATGCCGACGCAGCGATCGCCGACCTGACCGCCGCCGGCGAACAGGTGTGGAAGATCGGCACCGTGCGTGCGACCCGCGAAGGCGAGGCGCAGACGGTCGTGGTCTGA
- the tet gene encoding Tet(A)/Tet(B)/Tet(C) family tetracycline efflux MFS transporter: MNPSLIAILATLLLDAIGVGIVMPILPGLLRSLADASSIDTHYGILLALYAFAQFLCAPLLGALSDRFGRRPVLLASLAGAALDYLLMALAPSLAWLYVGRLIAGITGANIAVATAYVTDVTAEPDRAKRFGQLGAMMGIGFIAGPLIGGLLGALHLRAPFVAAALLNALNLVLVWCVLPESRPPSAREGRAVAALNPFASLRRLSGAPALAPLVGIYVIVALVSQAPATLWILYGQEHFGWSTPIAGLSLAGYGACHALAQAFAIGPLIARLGERRALALGLAGDALGLAMIAFATAAWVPFALLPLFAAGGMTLPALQAMLARQVDDARQGELQGTLASVASLIGVAGPLVITATYAATRATWPGLVWAGAALLYLLVPPLLASARPTGAPRPSA, from the coding sequence TTGAATCCATCCCTCATTGCCATTCTGGCTACGTTGCTGCTCGACGCGATCGGCGTCGGGATCGTGATGCCGATCCTGCCCGGGTTGCTGCGCTCGCTCGCCGATGCGAGCAGCATCGACACCCACTACGGGATACTGCTCGCGCTGTACGCGTTCGCGCAGTTCCTGTGCGCGCCGCTGCTCGGCGCGCTGAGCGACCGTTTCGGCCGCCGGCCCGTGCTGCTCGCGTCGCTCGCAGGCGCCGCGCTCGATTACCTGCTGATGGCGCTCGCGCCGTCGCTCGCGTGGCTTTACGTCGGGCGGCTGATCGCCGGTATCACCGGCGCGAACATCGCGGTCGCGACCGCGTACGTCACCGACGTCACGGCCGAACCCGACCGTGCGAAGCGTTTCGGCCAGCTCGGCGCAATGATGGGCATCGGCTTCATCGCGGGCCCGCTGATCGGCGGGCTGCTCGGCGCGCTGCACCTGCGCGCGCCGTTCGTCGCGGCGGCGCTGCTCAATGCGCTCAATCTCGTGCTCGTCTGGTGCGTACTGCCGGAATCGCGGCCGCCTTCGGCCCGCGAAGGCCGGGCGGTTGCCGCGCTCAACCCGTTCGCGAGCCTGCGCCGGCTGAGCGGCGCGCCCGCGCTCGCGCCGCTGGTCGGCATCTACGTGATCGTGGCGCTGGTGTCGCAGGCGCCCGCGACGCTGTGGATTCTTTACGGCCAGGAGCATTTCGGCTGGTCGACGCCGATCGCGGGGCTCTCGCTCGCGGGCTACGGCGCATGCCATGCGCTCGCGCAGGCGTTCGCGATCGGGCCGCTGATCGCGCGGCTCGGCGAGCGCCGCGCGCTCGCGCTGGGGCTCGCGGGCGATGCGCTCGGGCTTGCGATGATCGCGTTCGCTACGGCCGCGTGGGTGCCGTTCGCGCTGCTGCCGCTGTTCGCGGCGGGCGGCATGACGCTGCCTGCGTTGCAGGCGATGCTCGCGCGCCAGGTGGACGATGCGCGCCAGGGCGAACTGCAGGGCACGCTCGCGAGCGTGGCCAGCCTGATCGGCGTCGCGGGGCCGCTCGTCATCACCGCGACCTATGCGGCGACCCGCGCCACGTGGCCAGGGCTCGTATGGGCCGGGGCCGCGCTGCTCTATCTGCTCGTGCCGCCACTGCTGGCCAGCGCGCGCCCGACGGGCGCCCCGCGGCCGTCCGCTTGA
- the pcnB gene encoding polynucleotide adenylyltransferase PcnB, which yields MIKKFIRKLLGQDEAEQTPSAAAPADEAAPAAPRASKGARGGAKKPRSNHEPTVVPASVHQIDPSLISRNAVRVTDTLQQAGFRAFIVGGAVRDLLLGIAPKDFDVATDATPTEVQRLFRRARLIGRRFQIVHVQFGQELIEVSTFRALVDAPPEAAAAEPPKRLKRDELDRRTHAVDASGRVLRDNVWGEQHEDAARRDFTINAMYYDPSTQTVLDYHDGMADMRARLLRMIGDPATRFREDPVRMLRVVRFAAKLGFEIEPHTREPINALADLINNVPAARLFDEMLKLLLSGHALACLKQLRKEGLHHGLLPLLDVVLEQPQGEKFITLALNNTDARVRAGKPVSPGFLFATLLWHDMRQRFEQYTAEGEIPVPALHRAMDDVLDMQTEKLAIHKRYSADMREIWGLQLRLEKRSGRSAMRLLEHQRFRAGYDFLLLRCESGELDAEVGQWWTDFIEGDAAAREALLTQGGSKEKSPRKRRRRGGARNRKPGEGAAEQAPDTADGSDD from the coding sequence GTGATCAAAAAATTCATCCGCAAGCTGCTCGGCCAGGACGAAGCCGAGCAAACGCCCTCCGCAGCGGCCCCGGCCGACGAAGCGGCCCCTGCTGCCCCGCGCGCGTCGAAGGGCGCCCGCGGCGGCGCGAAGAAGCCGCGCAGCAACCATGAGCCGACCGTCGTGCCGGCCAGCGTGCACCAGATCGATCCGTCGCTGATCTCGAGGAATGCCGTGCGCGTGACCGACACGCTGCAGCAGGCGGGCTTTCGCGCGTTCATCGTCGGCGGCGCGGTTCGCGACCTGCTGCTCGGCATCGCGCCGAAGGATTTCGACGTCGCGACCGACGCGACGCCGACCGAGGTGCAGCGCCTGTTCCGCCGCGCGCGCCTGATCGGCCGCCGCTTCCAGATCGTCCACGTGCAGTTCGGCCAGGAACTGATCGAAGTGTCGACGTTCCGCGCGCTGGTCGATGCGCCGCCCGAAGCGGCCGCAGCCGAACCGCCGAAGCGCCTGAAGCGCGACGAACTCGATCGCCGCACGCACGCGGTCGACGCGAGCGGCCGCGTGCTGCGCGACAACGTGTGGGGCGAGCAGCACGAGGATGCCGCGCGCCGCGACTTCACGATCAACGCGATGTACTACGACCCGTCGACGCAGACGGTGCTCGACTATCACGACGGGATGGCCGACATGCGCGCCCGCCTGTTGCGGATGATCGGCGACCCGGCCACGCGCTTCCGCGAGGATCCGGTCCGGATGCTGCGCGTCGTGCGCTTCGCGGCGAAGCTCGGCTTCGAGATCGAGCCGCATACGCGCGAGCCGATCAACGCGCTCGCCGACCTGATCAACAACGTGCCGGCCGCGCGCCTGTTCGACGAAATGCTGAAGCTGCTGCTGTCGGGCCACGCGCTCGCGTGCCTGAAGCAGTTGCGCAAGGAAGGGCTGCACCACGGGTTGCTGCCGCTCCTCGACGTCGTGCTCGAACAGCCGCAGGGCGAGAAGTTCATCACGCTCGCGCTGAACAACACCGATGCGCGCGTGCGGGCCGGCAAGCCGGTGTCGCCAGGCTTCCTGTTCGCGACGCTGCTGTGGCACGACATGCGCCAGCGCTTCGAGCAATACACGGCCGAAGGCGAGATTCCGGTGCCGGCGCTCCATCGCGCGATGGACGACGTGCTCGACATGCAGACCGAGAAACTCGCGATCCACAAGCGCTATTCGGCCGACATGCGCGAGATCTGGGGCCTGCAACTGCGCCTCGAGAAACGCTCGGGCCGCAGCGCGATGCGGCTGCTGGAACACCAAAGGTTTAGAGCGGGGTATGATTTCCTCCTGTTACGCTGCGAATCCGGCGAGCTCGATGCGGAAGTCGGACAGTGGTGGACGGATTTCATCGAAGGCGACGCGGCCGCTCGCGAGGCATTGCTCACGCAAGGCGGCTCGAAGGAAAAATCGCCCCGCAAGCGGCGCCGCCGCGGCGGTGCGCGAAACCGCAAACCGGGTGAAGGTGCTGCCGAGCAGGCGCCGGATACCGCGGACGGTTCCGACGACTGA